GTTAAGTCTGGCAAGAGCACTCGGAGAATTTGGAGCCACTTTGATGTTTGCTGGCAATATTCCAGGTGAAACTCAAACTGTTCCTACCGCTATCTACGTCGCGATTGACTCTGGAAACACGAATCTCGCTTGGCTATGGGTTATCTCGATCGTCTTTCTTTCCTTTCTTATGCTGCTTTTTGTTCAGCTTAAACAAAAGTAAAAGGATGCCTCTTACACAAAGAGGCATCCTTTTACTTTTGTACCGCTTTTTCAATTTTACATACATCATAAATTAAAAAGGAGCTAATCAAATGTAGATCATACATTTGATTAGCTCCTGTTATAAGTAAGGTAAGCCACCAAAAATATGTATTTGGTGGAGACGGTGGGAGTCGAACCCACGTCCAGAAATATCGCCACTTAAGCGTCTACGAGTGTAGTTGGCATATTGATCATTCGCGAGCTGTTCTGCCTACCAACAGGCGTCCCAGTCGCTAGTCTGATTATTCTCTTCCTTCGTCCTCAGACGGCGAACTCTGGCGTAGCCCACTTAAAGTGAGTCCCTTACCCTACCACATGGGCGATGGAGGGAGGAACCGCTAAGCTACTATTATGCAGCTAAAGCGAAGTTATTGTTAGATTTGCCAGTTATTATTGGCGTTGATGTTTTAACGAGGCCATCTCCTCGACTCGCAACCTAAGCTCGAACTATCCCTGTCGAATCCGTAACGTCCCCATATAAAAGGGAGTCGGAATGTGTAAGAAAAATTCTTACATCAGATAGCGACTTCAGTGTGCAAAATGAAATCTAACTGATAACAATATTTATTATATCACAAAATGAGCATTTTGCAATTGTAAGATTTTGTAATTTTACATCTTTTGACGATCACGAAATGCTCGTTCGATATCACGCTTGGCTTCTTTACGCTTTAAGTCTTCACGCTTATCATATTTCTTTTTACCCTTACCAAGCCCTAGTAAAACCTTTGCGTATCCATTTTTCAAATACACTTTTAACGGAACTAGTGAATAACCTGTTTCTTTTGAATAGCCAATTAGCTTGCTGATTTCGCGTTTATGCAGCAATAGCTTTCGTGTACGAAGTGGCTCATGATTGTATCGATTTCCTTGTTCGTAAGGACTAACGTGCATATTGTGTAAAAATACTTCTCCGTTTTGCACACGAGCAAAAGAGTCCTTTAAATTCACACGACCATTACGAATTGATTTAATTTCCGTTCCTTGTAGAACAATACCCGTCTCATATGTTTCTTCAATAAAAAAGTCGTGGCGGGCTTTTTTGTTTTGTGCAATTAATTTCCCTTCACCTTTTGGCATAAAACGTTCCTTCCCTTCAGCCGTACTTACGTATATGTATGATATTATGTATCATTTTACTGTATGGAAATCTAAACAACAACTAAAACGTTTAATAGAGCTGTTTTGAAGCAGAAGGTCTACCCTTCTGCTTCACTGCTGTCGATTATTTGCGCTTTTTCTTTTTGCGCTTAACGTTTGGAGCGCCTTCGAAGAATCTTTTTTTCTTTTTCTTCTTTGGTTTTTGAGTAGACCACTCTTCATTTTTGCTTCGGCTGCCCTCTCGACCTTTTCCTTTATCATCTTTGCGTGACTTTTGCTTTGCCTTAATCACTTTAGGACGATCTTTAGATAAGCGTTTGCGGCCTTCTTTCATTCCCACAATAACAAAGTCCACTGAACGCTCGTCTTTATTCACATCGGCAACTTTCACTTCAATTTCGTCTCCAATTCGGAAGACGTTGCCCGTTCTTTCTCCAATCATCGCATAATGACGTTCGTCGTAACGATAATAGTCATCCGTTAAGTCACTAACATGAACTAACCCTTCAATCGTATTTTCTAGCTCCACGAACATCCCAAAGTTTGTAACAGAGCTAATAATACCATTGAATACTTCCCCAACTTTATCAGCCATAAACTCAGCTTTTTTCATATCGTCCGTTTCTCGCTCAGCGTCAACTGAACGACGTTCCATATTAGAAGAATGCTCAGCAACATCAGGCAGAAGCTCGCGCCATTTTTCTTGCGTTTGCTGATCTGTTTTTCCTTCAATTAAATACGTACGAATGAGACGATGAACGATTAAATCCGGATAACGACGGATTGGAGACGTAAAATGCGTATAGAATTCAGCTGATAAACCAAAGTGGCCTAAACTTTCTGCTTCATATTTCGCTTGTTTCATCGAACGAAGCATAACAGTTGAAATAACCATCTCTTCAGGCGTACCCTTTACTTCTTCTAAAATATCTTGCAGCGCACGCGGATGAATATCGTTGCCTGTCCCTTTCACTGTATAACCAAAGTTTGTAATAAACTCTAAGAAACGAGTAAGCTTCTCTGCATCTGGATCTTCATGAATACGATAAATAAACGGTACGTTCATCCAGTGAAAATGTTCTGCTACTGTTTCATTCGCCGCCAGCATAAATTCTTCGATTAGCTTTTCAGCAACTGAACGTTCACGCAAAATAACATCGTGAGGATGTCCATCATCATCTACCAATACTTTTGCTTCTTTGAAATCAAAATCAATGGCACCGCGATCCATTCTCTTTTTACGAAGAATAGCTGCCAGCTTTTCCATACGCTCAAACATCGGAACGATTGGCTCGTAGCGTTCTAACACTTCTTCATCTTTATCCACTAAGATTTTGTTCACATCTGAATACGTCATTCGTTCTGTCGTTTTGATGACACTTTCAAAAATCTCATGTTTTACTACTTCACCTTGTGGATTAATTTCCATCTCACAAGAAAGTGTAAAACGGTTAACTTTTGGATTTAATGAGCAGATTCCGTTAGATAAACGGTGAGGAATCATCGGAATAACTCGGTCTACTAAATAGACGCTTGTTCCGCGCTCTGCTGCTTCTACATCAATCGGAGAACCTTCTTTAACGTAGTGACTTACATCTGCAATATGAACGCCTAATTTGTAGTTTCCGTTTTCAAGCTCTGTAACCGTTACAGCGTCATCCAAATCTTTTGCATCTGCTCCGTCAATGGTTACAATAACTTGATCCCGAAGATCGCGACGGTTACCGATATCTTTTTCATCAATCGTCTCAGGTGTATCAATTGCTTGCGTTAAAGCGTCAGCAGGAAATTCTTGAGGAAGACCGTGCTTATGGATAACAGAAATGATATCGATCCCCGGATCGTTTTTATGTCCAAGAATTTGAACAACTTTTCCTTCTGCATTCATGCGGCCTTCCGGATAGGTTGTGAGCTCTACTACTACTTTATGGCCTTCAACTGCACCGTTTCTTGCTGCTTTGGGAATAAAGATATCACCTGCAATTTTTTTGTCATCCGCAATCACAAAGCCGAAATTCTTGCTTTGCGTATACGTACCTACAATTTGCTGGGTACCTCGTTCTAAGATTTTTACAATGGTTCCTTCACGACGAGCACCTGATGATTCTGATAACACTCTTGCAAGCACAATATCTCCGTGCATAGCATTGTTTGTTTCAGTAGGGGGAATAAATACATCACCCGCATCTTTTTCTTCAGGAACTACGAACGCAAACCCTTTTGCATGTCCGCTTACTTTCCCTTTGACAAAATTCATTTGTTCCGGCAGCCCGTAGCGGTCATTTCTTGCTCGGATAATTAAACCCTTCTCTTCCATAATAACAAGTGCCTTAACAAACTCTTTGAATGACTCTGCATCCTCCGTATTAAATTCTTTTGCAAGCTCTTGGACAGTCAAAGGTTTGTAATTATCCCTTTTCATAAAATCCAATATTTCATTCATATAGGGCTGATTTTCTTCTTTCACATCATGTCCCTCCTTTTTCATTATTCGTATTATCTCTATTACCAATCAAGTGATTCCAAAAATGCATATACATCCTCGTGAAGCTGATCTCGCTCTTTATCAAAGGTAATGGTATGACCAGATTCTTCGTACCACTTTATATCTTTTGTAGGAGACTCGACGCTATTATAAATAATATTGGCGCTGTCTGTATTAATCATATGATCATGACGACCTTGTACAACAAATGTCGGTGCATAAATCATATCAACTGAATTTCGCACTTCAGCGATTAATTCCTGTAAAGACTTTAACGTGTTCATTGGTGTTTGTTTGAACTCTTCCATTTCTTGTTCAATCTGTTCAGACGATTTACCTTCACGCTTTTTATATTCGCGTGCATACGCTAAAACACCTTCATACATGACTTCTTCACTCTTTATATACATAGGCGCGCACATAGGCACAATACCCTTTATAGGTACAGTGTAACCTAATTTCAGTGAAAATACGCCACCTAGTGAAAGACCTACAGCGGCAATACTTTCATGGCCTTTACTTTTCAAAAACTCATAGCCTTCCATGACATCTTTCCACCAATCTTTTGGACCAGTATGAACAAGCTCTTCAGGCGCTACACCGTGTCCTTTATAGTGAGGTGCGTGGCATGTGTATCCTTTTTTCTCTAAAAAACGACCTAACATACGAACATCAGCAGAATTTCCGGTAAAACCGTGAAGTAATAAAACAGCCTTTTCGCCGCCTTCAAATGTAAATGGCTTTGGTTGTGCAATTTTCATATATCATTTAACTCCTTTTAGTTATAATATCTGCAGTCATAATAGAAAAAAACATGTATTTATGTGACGGTCATCACATAACAAGAGATGTGTCCGTCAACTTTTACGCTTTTATACTATATTTAGTACTTTTTTCTAAAGCTATATTATATCATTACTTAAAAATGAAATTAAAGTATTCAACACGCCCATTAAAAAAGCCACCTAATACATAAGTTGGTATACACCAAGTACGTATGCATTAGGTGGCAGTCTATCCAGTAACATATTAAAGTTTGAAATAAGATACAGCAAGTGTTAACGCAAAGAATAAGATAGATAACACTACTGTCAAACGGTGTAAAACTAAGTCAATTCCACGTGCTTTTTGTTTTCCAAATAACGTTTCAGCTCCACCGGAAATAGCTCCAGATAATCCAGTAGTTTTGCTTGATTGTAAAACGACCACAACAATCAATGCAATTGAAACAATCACTAGCAAAGTAATCAGCAATGTATGCACTAAGACACACCTCCTACACCAAGTAATAGTCAATCAGCGGGGTTTCTTCATCCCTTCTGATTGGCATTACCGGGGATAAAGTACGCGCACTACGCTAAGGTTAATTTATCATAAAAAACCCTCTCATACAAGTAATGACAGCGAAATACGCCGGATTTTAACATAAAAAAACGGATGACAATCGTCATCCGTTTTTTATGATTTCAACTTATTTTTTTAAGTTGTAGAAAGATTTAGCGCCATCGTATACAGCTAGAACACCTAGCTCGTCTTCGATGCGTAGTAATTGGTTGTATTTCGCAATACGGTCTGTACGGCTCATAGAACCAGTTTTGATTTGACCAGCATTTGTTGCAACAGCGATATCAGCGATTGTTGCATCTTCAGTTTCACCAGAACGGTGAGAAACTACTGCTGTGTAACCAGCACGTTTAGCCATTTCAATAGCTTCGAACGTTTCAGTTAATGTACCGATTTGGTTAACTTTGATAAGGATAGAGTTACCTACGCCTTGTTCGATACCTTGAGAAAGTTTTTTCGTGTTTGTTACGAATAAATCGTCACCAACAAGCTGTACTTTGCCGCCAATGCGCTCAGTTAATAGCTTGTGACCATCCCAGTCATTTTCGTCTAAACCGTCTTCGATTGAAACGATTGGGAATTCGTTAACTAACTGCTCGTAGAAATCTACCATTTCAGCAGAAGTTACGCCTGTACGACCTTCGCCTGCTAAGTCATATTTACCAGTTTCTTTGTTGAAGAATTCAGAAGAAGCAACGTCCATACCTAATTGGATGTCTTGACCAGCTTTGTAGCCAGCTTTTTCGATTGCTTCAACAATTACTTCTAATGCTTCACGGTTAGAACCAAGGTTTGGAGCGAATCCACCTTCGTCACCTACAGCTGTGTTTAAGCCTTTTGCAGATAAAACAGATTTTAACGCGTGGAATACTTCAGCACCCATACGGATTGCTTCTTTGAATGTAGGAGCTCCTACAGGTAAAATCATGAACTCTTGGAAGTCAACGTTGTTATCAGCATGAGAACCACCGTTGATGATGTTCATCATTGGAGTTGGTAATTGCTTCGCGTTGAATCCACCAAGGTAACGATATAATGGAAGACCTACGAAATCAGCTGCTGCGTGAGCTACTGCCATAGATACACCAAGGATAGCGTTAGCACCTAATTTACCTTTGTTTTCCGTACCATCTAGCTCAATCATAAGGCGGTCGATACCGATTTGATCAGTTGCGTCCATACCTACTAATTCAGGAGCGATAATTTCGTTTACGTTTTCTACTGCTTTTAATACACCTTTACCTAGGTAGCGAGATTTGTCACCATCGCGTAATTCTACTGCTTCGTGTTCACCAGTAGAAGCACCACTTGGTACGATTGCGCGTCCGAAAGCGCCTGATTCAGTATATACTTCTACTTCAACTGTTGGGTTACCGCGAGAATCTAATACTTCGCGTGCATAAATGTCAAGAATTGTTGGCATTTTAAAACTCTCCTTTATAATTAATTATTTAATTAATGTTTTACCTGTCATTTCTTTTGGCTGTGCTACATCTAGAAGAGTAAGCATTGTAGGAGCTAGATCCCCTAGAATACCGTCTTCACGAAGCTCTAAGCCTTGTTTTGTTACAATTACCGGAACAGGATTCGTTGTATGAGCCGTCATTGGATTACCTTCAAGTGTAATCACTTCATCAGCATTACCATGGTCTGCTGTGATAATTGCTGTACCGCCTTTAGCTAAAATTGCATCTACAATTTTGCCTAAGCACTCATCTACTGTTTCAATCGCTTTTACCGTTGGTTCTAACATACCTGAATGACCTACCATATCAGGGTTTGCAAAGTTTAATAAAATAGCGTCCTGCTTGTCGCCCTCGATTTCTGCAAGCAACGCGTCCGTCACTTCATAAGCACTCATCTCAGGTTTCAAGTCATATGTTGCTACTTTTGGTGAATCGATTAAGATACGTGTTTCACCAGGAAACTCTGCTTCACGTCCACCGCTCATAAAGAACGTTACGTGAGGATATTTTTCCGTTTCAGCAATACGAAGCTGCTTTAAGTTATTTTGAGATAATACTTCACCAAGCGTATTATCTAAGTTAATTGGCTTAAAGGCTACATATCCGTCAACTGTTTCGCTGAAGTGAGTTAGACATACAAAATGTAAGTTTTTCGGATGTTTCTCACCGCGATCAAATGAGCGGAAATCTTCGTTTGCGAACGTATTTGAAATTTGAATTGCGCGATCGGGACGGAAGTTGTAGAAAATGACTGCATCTTCGTCTTGAATTGTCGCAACTGGCGATCCGTCTTCCTTTGTAATAACAGAAGGTAAAACGAATTCGTCATAGATTCCATTTTCATATGAATCTTTTACGCACTCTTCAGCGCTTGTATATGATGGACCTTCACCGTACACCATTGCGCGGTATGATTTCTCTACGCGCTCCCAGCGTTTGTCGCGGTCCATTGAGTAGTAACGTCCTGAAAGTGTTGCAATTTCACCAACGCCGTACTCTTCAATTTTTTCATTAAGTTCTTTTAAATACGTTTCAGCAGATTGAGGTGCTACGTCACGACCATCTAAGAAGCCATGAATGTAGACTTTTTCTAAGCCTTCACTCTTAGCTAGACGCAATAATGCATAAAGATGTTCGATATGACTGTGTACACCGCCATCAGATAAAAGTCCGAAAAGATGAAGGTTTGTACCCTTTTCTTTTGCGTGCTTTACAGCTGCTACAAGCGTTTCGTTTTGTTCAAACTCGCCTTCACGAATTGCTACGTTTACACGAGTTAAGCTTTGGTACACAACTCGGCCTGCACCGATGTTTAAGTGACCTACTTCAGAGTTACCCATTTGGCCTTCCGGTAAGCCTACAGCTTCTCCAGACGCCTGAAGTGTAGCATGAGGATACTCGTTCCAGAAACGGTCGAAGTTTGGTTTTTTTGCATGTGTTACCGCATTACCTTTATCTTCATCGCGTAATGCAAAACCATCTAAGATGATTAATGCTACTGGCTTTTTACTCATTACTTACCAGCCTCCAAAAGCTGTAAGAAAGAATCTGCTTCTAAGCTTGCTCCACCTACTAAAGCTCCGTCAATGTCTGATTGAGACATATATTCTTTAATATTAGCAGGTTTTACGCTACCGCCGTATTGAATACGTACAGCATCTGCAACATCTTGAGAGAATTGTTCTGCAACAACGCTACGGATGTATGCACAAACTTCGTTTGCACCTTCAGCAGTTGAAGATTTACCTGTACCGATTGCCCAGATTGGCTCATATGCGATAACCGTTTGTTTTACTTGCTCATCAGTTAGACCAGCTAATGCTTTTTGTACTTGATTAGCTACAACTGTTTTTGTTTGGTCTTGTTCATACTCTTCGTTTGTTTCACCGCAGCAAACGATTGGTGTTAAACCGTGTTTGAATGCAGCAATTGTTTTTTGGTTTACTGTTTCGTCCGTTTCAGCAAACATTTCACGACGTTCAGAGTGTCCTAAAATTACGTAGTTCACACCTAGGTCTGCTAATGCAACAGGGCTCACTTCTCCAGTGAACGCACCGTTTTCTTCGAAGTGCATGTTTTGTGCACCAATTTTTAAGTCTGTGCCTTTAGTCGCTTCTACTAAACGATCTAAAAATAGTGCAGGTGCACATACTACTGAATCTACGCTTTCAGGAGATGGTACTGCTCCTTTTACTTCTTCAACAAAGCTAGTTGCTTCAGAAAGTACTTTGTTCATTTTCCAGTTTCCTGCAATAATTGGTTTACGCATGTGTAACACCGTCCTTTGTTTATTGTGGGTTTTCACTTCACGCGTTAGATGTCCAAGAGGGTGCTGTTAAAAGTGATTCGGTCCCTTTTATCTCTTGGTCATCCTTCTTCGCTGCTTGATAATTATTTATATTATCAGTCGTCAGGTCGGTCCTCCGTCTTACTGAAACATAAACTTACTTATCGTTTAGTGCAACTACGCCTGGAAGTTCTTTACCTTCCATAAACTCTAGTGACGCACCGCCACCTGTAGAAATATGGCTCATTTTATCAGCTAGGTTGAATTTTTCAACAGCTGCTGCAGAGTCTCCTCCGCCGATTACTGAATATGTGTCAGTTGCTTCTGCTAAAGCTTCAGCTACTGCTTTTGTTCCATTAGCAAATGCGTCTAATTCAAATACACCCATTGGTCCATTCCAAATAACTAACTTAGAGTTTTTGATTACGTCAGCATAGATTTCACGCGTTTTCGGTCCTGCGTCTAAGCCTTCCCAATCGCTTGGAATGTTTTCAATTGATACAACTTGAATATTAGCATCATTTGAGAAGTCATCTGCTACTACCACGTCCACTGGCATGTAGAAGTTTACTCCGTTTTTCTTAGCTTTTTCCATGAAAGATTTTGCAAGTTCAATCTTGTCTTCTTCAAGAAGTGATTTACCTACTTCATGGCCTAGTGCCTTAATAAATGTGTAAGAAAGTCCTCCACCGATGATTAAGTTATCTACTTTATCAAGTAAGTGGTCAATTACACCGATTTTGTCTTTAACTTTTGCTCCACCAACGATTGCAGTAAATGGACGTTCTGGGTTCGATAATGCTTTTGAAAGCACATCAAGCTCTTTTTCCATTAAGAAACCTGCTACTGCTGGAATGTGTTGAGCAATTCCTTCTGTTGAAGCATGCGCACGGTGAGCTGCACCGAATGCATCGTTTACGTATACATCTGCTAATTCAGCAAACGCTTTTGCTAATTCAGGATCGTTTTTCTCTTCGCCTGGGTAAAAACGTACGTTTTCAAGTACTAAAACATCGCCTTCGCTCATGCCGTCGATTGTTTTCTTTACTTCTTCACCAAAAGCTTCGTCAGCTTTTGCAACGTCTTTACCAAGAAGAGCTTGTAAACGTTCTGCAACAGCATTTAGACGTAATTCTTCAACAACTTCGCCTTTTGGACGTCCAAGATGGCTAGCTAAAATTACTTTTGCACCTTGTTCTACTAAATATTGAATAGTAGGAACAGCTGCACGAATACGAGTTTCGTCTGTTACTTTTCCGTCTTTCATTGGTACGTTAAAGTCTACGCGACAAAATACTCGCTTTCCTTTTACATCGATGTCTTTCAACGTTTTTTTGTTCATCGTTAAAAGGCCTCCTTAAGTATTTATGGTACTAAGCAAGTAGGCTTCTATGTAATCATCAATCCACAAACCAACGTACATTTCATTTTATATATTGGCGCCTTTCTATATAAAGTGAAACTCGAGTTAGCTGTTTATGACGCTTTTTCATGTAGAAGCCAATACATAAATCAAGGAAGAGGGGGTATGCCCCTCTCTTCCTTAGCAAGTCTTATTATAGTCGTTCTATTTTCAGATATCCAATAAAAAAGGAAAGTCTAGTCGATTTCTGTCTTATTGAATCAAATAGAAGCGAATTTTAAGTTATTCTTATAGTCCTTTAGCAGCGATGTATTGAGCAAGGTCTACTACACGGTTAGAATATCCGCTCTCGTTATCGTACCAAGAGATAACTTTAACCATGTTACCTTCCATTACCATTGTAGATAATGCATCGATTGTAGAAGAGTTGATGTTACCATTGTAGTCACCAGATACTAGTGGCTCTTCACTGTAACCAAGGATGCCTTTAAGATCGCCTTCAGCAGCTTCTTTAAGAGCGTTGTTTACATCTTCAACAGTTACTTCTTTATCAAGTTCAGCAACTAAGTCTACTAAAGAAACGTTTGGAGTTGGAACACGCATAGCTCCACCGTTTAATTTACCTTTTAATTCAGGTAATACTAGAGATACAGCTTTAGCAGCACCAGTTGAAGTTGGGATGATGTTTTCAGCAGCTGCACGAGCACGACGGTAATCTTTGTGTGGTAAGTCTAAGATTTGTTGGTCGTTTGTGTAAGAGTGAACTGTTGTCATCATTCCGCGTTTAAGACCGAACTTGTCGTTTAACACTTTAGCAAATGGCGCTAAGCAGTTAGTTGTACAAGAAGCATTTGAAATTACGTTGTGGTTAGCTGCATCGTATTTGTCTTCGTTAACACCCATTACGATTGTGATGTCTTCATCAGATGCTGGAGCAGAGATAATTACTTTTTTAGCTCCTGCTTCTAAGTGTTTTGCAGCGTCAGCGCGTTTTGTGAAGAATCCAGTAGATTCAACAACAACTTCTACGCCTTGTTTGCCCCAAGATAATTGAGCTGGGTCGCGTTCAGCAGAGATTTCGATTGTTTTACCGTTTACTACTAAGTTGCTACCATCTACTACTACTTCTGCATCTAATTTTCCGTGTACAGAATCATATTTTAAAAGGTGAGCAAGCATGTTAGCATCTGTTAAGTCGTTGATTGCTACTACTTCAACGTTATCATTTTTTAAAGCTGCGCGGAATACATTACGGCCGATACGACCAAATCCGTTAATACCAATTTTTACTGCCATGGGTATTTCCTCCTTGAATGTAAAAAGTATTTTTTATATGAGGGATTAATTAAAATCCCTTACTAACTCTTTTGCGGCGCCTTCATCTGTAATGAGAATCGAATCATGCGCTTGTTGCATAAACGCTTTAATTGCCTTTGCTTTTGATGAACCTCCTGCAACAGCGATAACACATTTATTGTTCTTTAAATCATCGAGTTGTATGCCAACTGTTTTAACTTTATGAACAACTTCGCCTTGATGATTAAAATAGTATCCAAATGCCTCACCTACAGCATGTCCATTTTTCACTTTTTCTAAGTCAGCTTGTGGTGTTTTACGGCGTTCTGCCATTGTCATAGCGTCTCCTATTCCGTGAACAACCATACCAGCGGACTTGATTAAATGAAGCATGTCTTTAATAGATGGCTCACCGATAATGGATCGGTATGCTTCATCACTAAGCTGATCTGGAACATGAAGCAAGCGATAGTGACTCATGGACTTTTCAGCCATCTTAGCACAAATCGTGTTTGCTTGGTTTTGTACATTTTCACCTAGCCCTCCGCGAGCAGGTACAAAAAGTACATCAGGGTGTTTTGAATCAGGTGTCATCATTTCGGCAACGGCGGCAAGCGTTGTACCACCTGTAACAGCAACGGTATTTTTTTCACCAACAAGGCGCTCCTTGATACACGAAACAGATGCTCGACCCATTTCATTTTTGACCCAAGGAGACTGATCACTATCTCCAGATACAACAACAACTTCTGATAAAGAAAACGCCTCTTTTAATGTTGTTTCCAATAATCGAAGTCCTGAAACTTCCTTCATTACTTCTTCTAACTCAGCTAGAAGTAGTTCTCCCTCGTTTGTAAGCG
The genomic region above belongs to Priestia megaterium and contains:
- the smpB gene encoding SsrA-binding protein SmpB — encoded protein: MPKGEGKLIAQNKKARHDFFIEETYETGIVLQGTEIKSIRNGRVNLKDSFARVQNGEVFLHNMHVSPYEQGNRYNHEPLRTRKLLLHKREISKLIGYSKETGYSLVPLKVYLKNGYAKVLLGLGKGKKKYDKREDLKRKEAKRDIERAFRDRQKM
- the rnr gene encoding ribonuclease R is translated as MKEENQPYMNEILDFMKRDNYKPLTVQELAKEFNTEDAESFKEFVKALVIMEEKGLIIRARNDRYGLPEQMNFVKGKVSGHAKGFAFVVPEEKDAGDVFIPPTETNNAMHGDIVLARVLSESSGARREGTIVKILERGTQQIVGTYTQSKNFGFVIADDKKIAGDIFIPKAARNGAVEGHKVVVELTTYPEGRMNAEGKVVQILGHKNDPGIDIISVIHKHGLPQEFPADALTQAIDTPETIDEKDIGNRRDLRDQVIVTIDGADAKDLDDAVTVTELENGNYKLGVHIADVSHYVKEGSPIDVEAAERGTSVYLVDRVIPMIPHRLSNGICSLNPKVNRFTLSCEMEINPQGEVVKHEIFESVIKTTERMTYSDVNKILVDKDEEVLERYEPIVPMFERMEKLAAILRKKRMDRGAIDFDFKEAKVLVDDDGHPHDVILRERSVAEKLIEEFMLAANETVAEHFHWMNVPFIYRIHEDPDAEKLTRFLEFITNFGYTVKGTGNDIHPRALQDILEEVKGTPEEMVISTVMLRSMKQAKYEAESLGHFGLSAEFYTHFTSPIRRYPDLIVHRLIRTYLIEGKTDQQTQEKWRELLPDVAEHSSNMERRSVDAERETDDMKKAEFMADKVGEVFNGIISSVTNFGMFVELENTIEGLVHVSDLTDDYYRYDERHYAMIGERTGNVFRIGDEIEVKVADVNKDERSVDFVIVGMKEGRKRLSKDRPKVIKAKQKSRKDDKGKGREGSRSKNEEWSTQKPKKKKKKRFFEGAPNVKRKKKKRK
- a CDS encoding alpha/beta hydrolase, with product MKIAQPKPFTFEGGEKAVLLLHGFTGNSADVRMLGRFLEKKGYTCHAPHYKGHGVAPEELVHTGPKDWWKDVMEGYEFLKSKGHESIAAVGLSLGGVFSLKLGYTVPIKGIVPMCAPMYIKSEEVMYEGVLAYAREYKKREGKSSEQIEQEMEEFKQTPMNTLKSLQELIAEVRNSVDMIYAPTFVVQGRHDHMINTDSANIIYNSVESPTKDIKWYEESGHTITFDKERDQLHEDVYAFLESLDW
- the secG gene encoding preprotein translocase subunit SecG is translated as MHTLLITLLVIVSIALIVVVVLQSSKTTGLSGAISGGAETLFGKQKARGIDLVLHRLTVVLSILFFALTLAVSYFKL
- the eno gene encoding phosphopyruvate hydratase, encoding MPTILDIYAREVLDSRGNPTVEVEVYTESGAFGRAIVPSGASTGEHEAVELRDGDKSRYLGKGVLKAVENVNEIIAPELVGMDATDQIGIDRLMIELDGTENKGKLGANAILGVSMAVAHAAADFVGLPLYRYLGGFNAKQLPTPMMNIINGGSHADNNVDFQEFMILPVGAPTFKEAIRMGAEVFHALKSVLSAKGLNTAVGDEGGFAPNLGSNREALEVIVEAIEKAGYKAGQDIQLGMDVASSEFFNKETGKYDLAGEGRTGVTSAEMVDFYEQLVNEFPIVSIEDGLDENDWDGHKLLTERIGGKVQLVGDDLFVTNTKKLSQGIEQGVGNSILIKVNQIGTLTETFEAIEMAKRAGYTAVVSHRSGETEDATIADIAVATNAGQIKTGSMSRTDRIAKYNQLLRIEDELGVLAVYDGAKSFYNLKK
- the gpmI gene encoding 2,3-bisphosphoglycerate-independent phosphoglycerate mutase, producing MSKKPVALIILDGFALRDEDKGNAVTHAKKPNFDRFWNEYPHATLQASGEAVGLPEGQMGNSEVGHLNIGAGRVVYQSLTRVNVAIREGEFEQNETLVAAVKHAKEKGTNLHLFGLLSDGGVHSHIEHLYALLRLAKSEGLEKVYIHGFLDGRDVAPQSAETYLKELNEKIEEYGVGEIATLSGRYYSMDRDKRWERVEKSYRAMVYGEGPSYTSAEECVKDSYENGIYDEFVLPSVITKEDGSPVATIQDEDAVIFYNFRPDRAIQISNTFANEDFRSFDRGEKHPKNLHFVCLTHFSETVDGYVAFKPINLDNTLGEVLSQNNLKQLRIAETEKYPHVTFFMSGGREAEFPGETRILIDSPKVATYDLKPEMSAYEVTDALLAEIEGDKQDAILLNFANPDMVGHSGMLEPTVKAIETVDECLGKIVDAILAKGGTAIITADHGNADEVITLEGNPMTAHTTNPVPVIVTKQGLELREDGILGDLAPTMLTLLDVAQPKEMTGKTLIK
- the tpiA gene encoding triose-phosphate isomerase; amino-acid sequence: MRKPIIAGNWKMNKVLSEATSFVEEVKGAVPSPESVDSVVCAPALFLDRLVEATKGTDLKIGAQNMHFEENGAFTGEVSPVALADLGVNYVILGHSERREMFAETDETVNQKTIAAFKHGLTPIVCCGETNEEYEQDQTKTVVANQVQKALAGLTDEQVKQTVIAYEPIWAIGTGKSSTAEGANEVCAYIRSVVAEQFSQDVADAVRIQYGGSVKPANIKEYMSQSDIDGALVGGASLEADSFLQLLEAGK
- a CDS encoding phosphoglycerate kinase, with product MNKKTLKDIDVKGKRVFCRVDFNVPMKDGKVTDETRIRAAVPTIQYLVEQGAKVILASHLGRPKGEVVEELRLNAVAERLQALLGKDVAKADEAFGEEVKKTIDGMSEGDVLVLENVRFYPGEEKNDPELAKAFAELADVYVNDAFGAAHRAHASTEGIAQHIPAVAGFLMEKELDVLSKALSNPERPFTAIVGGAKVKDKIGVIDHLLDKVDNLIIGGGLSYTFIKALGHEVGKSLLEEDKIELAKSFMEKAKKNGVNFYMPVDVVVADDFSNDANIQVVSIENIPSDWEGLDAGPKTREIYADVIKNSKLVIWNGPMGVFELDAFANGTKAVAEALAEATDTYSVIGGGDSAAAVEKFNLADKMSHISTGGGASLEFMEGKELPGVVALNDK